CCGCACCCCCGGCCCGGTTTTGACCCGGCCCGCGGGGTGGTCGGAAGGCAGCAGCCCCAGGAGCACCTTGAGCAGGGTGGTTTTGCCAGCCCCGTTAGGGCCAATGATAGCGATGCGCTCGCCATTCCGAACCAGCAGATTAGGAATTTCAAAGAGCCTCCGCGCCCCCAGGGTTTTTTGCAGGTTCCAGCCCTCCAATACCCGCTCGGCGGTGACCTCTTTTTCGACTGGAAAGCGTATCCGCACGGTGGGGTCGTCCGACTCGGGAGCTTCGGCCGCCTCCTGCATGAACTGCTCCAGGCGAGCTTCCAGGCTGTGAAGCCGCCTGGCGTGTTTGGCGCTGCTATGAGCCCAGCGCTGGGCCTGCTCCAGGATGCCCTCGCGCCGCTCCTTTTCCTTGAGCCAGTTGGCATATTCGCGGGCTTCCTGTTCTTCCTGTAGCGCCCGTTCGCGGCGAAAAGCGGAGTAGTTGCCTTCGTAGAGCTTGAGCCTGCCCTTGCGCAGCCAGGCCACCCGCTCCGTCACCTGGTCGAGAAACTGCCGGTCGTGCGAGACCGTGACCGTGGCCCCCCCGAAGGATTGCAGGAAGTTCACCAGCCAGGCCACCATCTCGAGGTCGAGGTGGTTGGTGGGCTCGTCCAGCAAGAGCGCATCCGCCCCCGAAAGCAGCAAAGCGCCCAGTGCCAGCCGCCGGGTCTCGCCCCCCGAGAGTACGCTGGCTTTTTCCTGTTCCCGCCCCTCGAAGCGCAACCCCTTGAGCACGGCCTCGTAACGCGAACGCTGCTGATAGCCCCCAATGGCCTCGTAGCGCTCGTGCAGCTCTTCCCAGCGATGGTAGACCTCGGGATCGGCCAGGTGGGTTTCCAGCCGGGCCAGTTCGGCTTCCATGGCCTGTATCCGGGCAAACCCACGCTTGAGCACGCTTTCTACGGTATCGCCGGGGCCGTACTGGGGATCCTGGGGCAGCAGCTCGAGGTGCACCCCCTCGGTACGGTGAACACGCCCCGAGCTAGGCTGCAACTCCCCCATCAGCAAGCGCATCAGGGTAGTCTTGCCCGAGCCATTGGCCCCCACCAGGGCCAGGCGGTCGCCGTGGCGCAGTTCCAGGCTCACCCCATCCAGCAGGTCGCGCGCGCCCAGGGTGTATTCGATTTGCTCGGCAAAAACAATCCGCACAACAGCCAGTTTAGCAAGCGGAGCATTCTGGGAGACTTGCCGGGGTTGAATGGGGTGCGTCCCAAAATCAACCAATGAACCCAGACGGTCAATCCCCCTTGGGGTGCTGCACAAAGCTCTATCCAAGCCCCCGTAGGGGTACTCGGTCTGCGCCGGAAGGTCAGTGCCGCTATGGTGATCGGCATCCAGAGGGGTTTCACGGCGAGTTGGGGTTGTTGAGGCTGGTTGAAACAGGGACACACCCGGTTGAATGTGATCGAATTCGTCTCATCAGCCCTTCCGGGTCATTCGCAAACCCCGCAAGGCCACCGCCAGGCTCACCCCCAGAAACGCCCAGAACCCCATGCCAGTGGGCCAGAATGCGATCAGGGCGTAGATGTACCCCACCAGGGCCCCCACCGGAATGGGGTACCAGCTACCCCGATGGTTTTTCCAGTACAGTTGCCAGTACAGGCCCGCTACGGCCAAACCAATCCCCACAGCCACCAGCGTGAGGGTGGGGTACAAATAGCCAAAAAAACCCAGGGTGGGGGCAATGCCCCCCCCGCCCCGAAAGCCGAAGTAGAGTGGCCAGTTATGGCCCGCCACCACCGCCAACCCCATCAGGGGCATGGCCCAGGGCGCCTGGGCCCACTGGCTCAGGTAGGCCACCAGAACCCCCTTGAGCACATCGGCCAGTGCCACCGCAATACCCCATGCAGGCCCCAGTTGTCGAAAAGTCCCACTGGCGCCGGGGGTATCCCGTTCGGCCAGGTTGAAACCCCGGATAATCCCGGCAATGCGCCCAAAGCTGAGCGAACCCACCAGATAGGCCACCACCACCCACACCAAGTCCATAGCCACTGCTTTCTATGCTAAACGGTTTGGGCGACAACCATTGAGTTGCCAATAGCCAAAATAAAGACCAACGCAAGGCCCTAAACCAACCTTCTGGCAAGGGTTATGAAACACCTCCTTCACCAAGCGATACCAACTCTGGGTGGTGGGTATTGAATGTCTCGACCCCACCTCCCACTTCCCACCTCCTACCTCCTTGTAAAGATGGCATGCAGTTTTTGGGTTCTCGTAGCCCAGATTGTGTGATAAACTAAGGTCGGATTCATAAAGAAAGCGCTTCCATACAAAAAAGGAACGTGCTGTGGCCAAACGCAAACCCACCATCCACGAAGTCGCCCACCTTGCCAAGGTCGGTATTGGCACGGTCAGCCGGGTTCTCAACAACCACCCCTCGGTGCGCCCGGAGACCCGCAACCGGGTTCTTGCGGCCATGGCCAGCCTGGGCTACAGCCCCAACCCCCACGCCAGACGGGTGGCCGGGGGACGCAGTTACACCGTTTCGTTTGTTCTTCCGGTTATCTCGACTGAGTTTTATAACCGCCTGCTCGAGGGCATCGAGCACATTCTGACCGAAGAGCGCTACGAAATTGCGCTTTTCCCCATTCTTTCCCCGAGCCGCCTCGAGCGCTACCTGGAAAGCCGCTCACTGGCCTACCAGACCGATGGACTGCTGGTTTCCTCCCAGGGCCTGGCCCATCTGCTACCCAACCAGAAGTTCCCCACCGAGCGTCCGGTGGTGCTGGTAGATGCCTACAGCCCGCGCTACGACTCGGCCTTCATGGACAACCGCCTGGGCGGGCAGATGGCCGCAGAGCACCTAGCCCAGTTCCCCGGCGCCATGTTTGCCATCCAGGTCCAGGAAGAACTCGACGAGGTGCTGAAAAACACCGTAGGTCAGGAACGCATCGAGGGCTTCCGGGAAGGGCTACGCAAAGCGGGCAAGTCCCTCCCCAGCTCGCATGTGTTCGTGTCGCGCTTTTCTGCCGAAGGGGGACGGCTGGCCTTACAGCACTTCCTGCGGCTCTCCAAGCCCCCTTTCAACATCTTCGCCGGGGCCGATCTGCTGGCCCTGGGGGTGCTGGAGGAGGCCGAGCGGCAGGGCCTGAAGGTTGGTGAGCAGGTACGCCTGCTGGGCTTCGACGGCCACCCCTGGACCGCTGCCAAAGGCCTCTCCACCCTGGCTCAGCCCATCGAGGAGATGGGGGCCGAGGCCGCCCGCATGCTGCTGGAGCGCATTCGTGGCTATAAGGGCAGCCCCCGGGCCCGGCGCTTCGAGCCCACCCTGGTCGTCCGAGGCTCTACCCAGCCCCACAACGTTTACGCCGATTGACCGCTCCAATCGTCAGCCAAGTACCAGGTTTCACAACCGGGCAGTGTTAGGATTGTCTCTGATGAATGCGGCCTCCCCCTCCGTTGGCGCTTCACGGTTCGTTCCCCTGGTGCGCGATCCCAAGCTGCTGCCCATCCTCGAGAAAGTAGAGGCAGGACAGCGCCTGACCTTCGACGAAGGAATGGCGCTCTACCACACCCCCGACTACAACACCCTGATGTGGCTGGCCAACCGGGTGCGCGAGCGTAAGCACGGCAACAAGACCTACTTTGTACACTCCATGCGGCTCGAGTTCACCAACATCTGCTACGTGGGCTGTACCTTCTGTGCCTTTGCGGCCAAAAAAGGCGAGGCGCGGGCCTGGGATTATAGCGTGGAGGACGTGGTGGCCAAAGTGCGCGAAAAGTGGGAGCCGGGCCTGACCGAGCTGCACATGTCCAGCGGCCACCACCCCAACCGCCCCTGGAGCTACTACCCCGAGATGGTGCGGGCCTTGAACGAAAACTTCCCCGGTATCCAGGTGAAGGCTTTCACCGCCGCCGAAATTGAGCACCTCTCCAAAATCAGCAAGAAACCCACCCTCGAGGTCTTGCGCGAGCTGAAGGAGGCCGGCCTGGTGGCCCTGCCCGGCGGTGGGGCGGAAATCTTCGCCGAGCGGGTGCGCCGCCAGATTGCCAAGAACAAGGTCAAGGCCGAGAAGTGGCTGCAAATCCACCGCGAGGCCCACAGCCTGGGAATCCGCACCAACGCCACCATGCTCTACGGGCACATCGAAACCCTGGAAGAGCGCCTCGACCACATGGATCGGCTGCGCAAGCTGCAAGACGAAACCGGGGGTTTTTACAGCTTCATCCCCCTGGCCTTCCAGCCCGACGCCAACGCGCTGGCCTTCAACCTGGGCAAGACCGAGTTCACCACCGGCCTCGACGACCTGCGTAACCTGGCCGTGGCCCGGCTCTACCTGGACAACTTCGACCACATCAAGGGCTACTGGGTGATGATCTCCTCCGACCTGGTGCAAGTAGCGCTCGACTGGGGCGTCTCCGATATTGACGGCACCATCATCGAGGAGCACATCGCCCACGCCGCCGGAGCCACCTCGCCCCTGGGCCTCTCCCGTCAGAAGATGGTGCAGCTCATCCAGGCGGCCGGGCGCGTGCCGGTCGAGCGGGATGCGCTGTACAACGAGCTGCGCATCTATGCCGGTAGCCAATGGCCGATGGCCAATAGCCAGACCCCTACCCAAGCCCACCGCCATTAGCCATCCGCCATGAGCTATATATTGGGTGTCCCCCGCTACGCCAACACCGCCCCGCTCTACCACTTCCTGGAGGAGGGGGACGGGGTGGTTTTTCGCTACGGCGTGCCCACCGAGCTCAACCGCTGGCTTCTGGAGGGCTCGGTAGACCTGAGCCTGGTTTCTTCCTATTTCTATCTGGAAAACGCCGAACACCTGCGGCCCCTGCCCGACTTCAGCGTGGCCGACCTGGGGCCGGTGTACTCGGTTAATCTGTTCCACCAAAAGCCCTGGAGCGAGCTCCGGCACATTGCCCTGACCACCGAGAGCGCCACCTCGGTGCGGCTGTTGCAACATCTGCTCGAGGCCGACGGAATCGAGGCCCGGTTCACCCCCGAGCAGGGCGGCCTCGAGCTCCTGGAGCGCTACGACGGGGTGCTCCTGATTGGCGACCGGGCCATTACCACTTACTTTGGCCTGCTCTCCATCATCCCCGAGTCGGTGCACCAGGTGCCCACCCAGGTCGAGGGCATTCGCATAACCGACCTCTCGATGCGCTGGTTCGAGCAGACCCGGCTGCCCTTTGTGTTTGCGGTCTGGGCCACCCGCAAAACCGCCCCCCCACCGCCCGAAATTATCCGGCGGCTACGGGCCGCCCGTTCGCTGGGGCTGGGCAACCTGGCCGCCGTGGCCGGCACCGAGGCCCAGCGCCTGAACGTGCCCGAGCGCCTGATGCAGCACTACCTGTGGAACTTCCGCTACCACCTGGAAGCCCCCGACCGGCTGGGCCTGCAAGCCTTTGCCCAGGCTGTGGGGCTGCCCTATCCCGACGACTACTGGGATGTGTAGTCAGATTTGGTTGGCTCGCCGCTAGACGGTGACGAGCAATCCTAGTCAAAGGAACCAACGACCTGCGTACCCCCTGCAGAGCCTTGGCTTTCGGCTATCAGCCCTGGCTGCCGGGTGTGGGGCAGGCTCTTATCATTTGCCTGGGCATCGTCGCTTCAACCCCTCACCCGGCGACAGCGATTACCGCCAGAATTGCTTTATTTGGCAAAAGGGGCACCAAACTAGCCAGCGCTGTCGCCACCCTCTCCCGCAAGGGGAGAGGGAAAGGGGAAAACGATAAAAGCCTGGGGTGCGGGGCTTGTTGAGCGTTCAGGTGAAGTTGGTATTATTCCCTTACTAGCTCCATCGCCCGCTCGAGCCGCTTCAGTACGCGCTCCTTGCCCAGCAGGGTGAGGAGGTCGAACATGCCGGGGGTCTCGAGGCTTCCCGTCAGGGCGGCCCGCAGGGGCTGCATCACCGCCGCCGCCTTCACCCCTTTGGCCTCGGCATAGCTTTTGAGCAGGGGCTCGGTGTGGTCTGGCAGCAGGTCGGGCAGCCCGGCAAGCTGCTCCTTCAGTTCGGGCAAGAAAGCAGCCCCCTCGCGCAGCCTGGCCAGGGCTTTTTCCTGCATGGGGTAGGCCTCGCTAAAGAAGTAAAGCGACCTGTCTACAAACTCCTGCAGGGTCTCGAAGCGGGCCCGCATGGCCTCCAGAACCTGTTTCAGGTAGGTTTCCGAGGGGTAGGATAGCCCGGCACGTTCCAGGAAAGGCTTGACCCTCTGGGCCAGGTCGTCCAGGCTCAGGACTTCGCGGATGTACTTGCCGTTCATCCATTTGAGCTTGTTCAGGTCGAAGACCGGCCCCCCCAGGCTGATGCGCTCCAGGCTGAAGTGCTCGATCATGTCCTGCACACTGAAAATTTCCCGTCCGTCGGGCATGCTCCAGGCCATGGTACCCAGGTAGTTCAAGAGGGCCTCGGGCAGGATGCCCTGGGCGCGGTAGCTGTCCACGCTGGTGTCCATCTTGCGCTTGGAGAGCTTGGACTTGTCGGGGTTGCGCAGGAGGGGGGTGTGGCACCAAACCGGCTCCTCCCAGCCAAAGGCCCGCAAAATCAGGATGTGGAAGGGGGTGCTGGTAATCCACTCTTCGGCCCGGATGACGTGGGTCACGCCCATCAGGTGATCGTCTACCATGGCGGCCAGGTGGTAGGTGGGGTAGCCGTCGGCCTTGAGGATGACCTTGTCGTCCAGGGCAGCATTCTCGAACTCGATGGGGCCACGCAGCAGGTCGTGTACCACGGTTTTGCCTTCCAGGGGCACTTTGAGCCGCACCACGTGGGGCTCTCCGGCGGCAGCCCGTCGCTCGGCCTCCTCGACCGGGTAGTCGCGGTAGCGGCGGTTGTAGCCCTGCTCCTGCTTCCCCGCCCGGCGGGCCGCCTCGCGGGCGGCGGCCAGCTCCTCGGGGGTGTCGAAGGCACGGTAGGCCGCGCCTTTTTCCAGGAGCATCTGCACGTGCTGCCGGTAGATGTGCAGGCGCTGCGACTGTACATAGGGGCCGTTGGGGCCGCCTTTGGTGGGCGACTCGTCGGGGGAAAGCCCCAGCCACTCGAGCATCTCCAGAATGCGCCGCTCGGAGGTGGGGTTGTAGCGGGTGCGGTCGGTGTCCTCGAGGCGAACAATGAACTTTCCTCCGTGCTGTTTGGCAAAAACATAATTGAACAGGGCCTGGTAGGCCGTACCCACATGGGGGTCGCCGGTGGGGCTGGGGGCAATGCGCGTCACAACCATAACCGATAGCTTAAGGCCCCAGGCTCAAAGCGGAAAGCCATGGGTTCGGGCAGCCTCGCTGCGTGGGGAGGGGTGCTGTTTGAAAAATGTCTCAGGTCGCAGGTCACGGATGACCCCAGGGGGACAAGGCCCAGGTCAGCGCGTAGGGCACCGGGCCGGTCAGATAGCCTTTGGCTCTCGGTTTCAGGCTTTCAGCCATCAGCTTTGGGCTATTAGCTATTAGCTTTCGGCCTTCGGCTCCCCTTGCGTTATCGGGCCCCCGGATCCCCTTTGGGTTATTCCTCTCACAGCCGACTTAGCGGGGGGTGCTACCCTATAAGAGTACATGGAAGCGGCATTGCAACAGAGTCCTGGCCCTATCAAGAACCCCACCACCCGCCTCGAGGCCACCGGGCTGGTCAAGCGCTACGGCAAGCGGGAGGTGGTACGGGGGGTGAGCCTCGAGCTCACGCGCGGCGAGATTGTGGCCCTGTTTGGCCCCAACGGGGCCGGCAAAACCACTACCTTTTACATGCTGGTGGGCTTTATTGAGCCCAACGCCGGACAGATTCGCCTGGGCGGGCGGGACGTCACCCGGCTCCCCATGTACAAGCGGGCCCGGCAGGGCCTGGGCTACCTGCCCCAGGAGCCCTCGGCCTTCCGGCGCATGACCGCGCTGGAAAACCTGCTGGCGGTGCTGGAGTTTCAGCCCCTTTCCAAAAGCGAACGGGCCGAGCGGGCCAGAGAGCTGCTCGAGGAGCTGGGCATTGCCCACCTCAAGGACAAGTACGCCTACACCCTCTCGGGCGGCGAGCGGCGGCGGCTGGAGATTGCGCGGGCGCTCTGCACCAACCCCGACTTCATCCTGCTCGACGAGCCCTTTACCGGCGTAGACCCCAAGAACGTCCACGACATCCAGAAACTCATCTCCGAGCTGCGCGAGCGGCGGGGGGTGGGCATCTTCATCACCGACCACTCGGTGCGCGAGACCCTGGCCATTGCCGACCGCATTTACCTGATGTACGACGGCCAGATGGCCTTCCAGGGCTCGCCCGAGGAGTTCGCCCGCGACTCGGGGGTGCGGATGCATTACCTGGGCGACGAGTATGAGCTGTGAATTGTCGCAGGTCGCAGACTCATATCACCCATCCAAACTCTGTCCTGAGACCTGTGACTTGAGACCTGAGACCCTGGTATGACTTTCTGGGCCATACTCATCCTTCTGGTGCTCGTGGCGGGCCTGGTGGCCTATGTGGGCGACCTGGTAGCCAAGCGGGTGGGGAAGCGCCACTGGCGGTTCCTGGGCCTGCGCCCCAAGGCCACCGCCACGCTGGTAGCGGTAGCGACGGGGGTGCTGATTGGCCTGGGGGCTTTTGGCGCGTTCTTTCTGCTGGTGCGCGATGCCCGCGAGACCATCTTGCAGGCCGAGGCGGTACGCCAGGAGCGCGACCGCCTACGCACCGAGGTGAATCGGCTGGAGAGCCGGGCTGCCACCACCTTTGCCCAGAACGAACAGCTCAAAACCGAGCGGGACGAGTTTGAGAAAAACAACATTCTGCTTGCGCGGCAGCTCGAGCAAAACGTTGAGCTCCAGCGCCAGACCCGCCAGGATCTCGAGCAAGCCCTTATCGAGCGGGAGAAGTTGCGCCAGGAAGTGGAAAAGCTCGAGGCTGAGCGCAACTCCCTGCGGCAGGCCCAGGCCCCGCTACGGCAGGCTCTGGCTGCTTTGCAAAGCGAAAAAGCCCAGCTCCTGAGCGGACGCGATCGGCTCCTGGCCCAGGCCGAACAGGCCAAGCAGCAGCTCCGCGAGCTCGAGGCCGCCGGGCGCAATGCCCAGAACCAGCTCCAGAAGCTACAAAGCGAAAAAGAAAGGCTGGAAAAAGCGGGGCGAGAAGCCCAGGCCCGCCTGGCCGGCCTCCAGGCCCGCACCCGGGAGCTCGAGGGCCGCCTGCGGCAGCTCGAGGCCGATAAGCGCAACCTCGAGGGCGATGTGGCGGTGTTGGGCAGTGGGTCTGCGCAGGCTGTTCCCGACGACAACTCTAGCCGCGCCCTCGAGGCCCTTCAGCGCGAGAACGCCGAGCTGCGCAACAAGCTGCTGGATGCCCAGCGCGAGCTACAACAACTGCGCGAGCGCAGCCGGCTGATGGCCGCCAGTCTGGATAAAAGCCTCTCCATGAACCTGCTGGCCGAAGAACCGGTGACGCCGGGCAACGAGCAGGCGGCCCTGGGCGAGGTCACCCGGCGGGCCGACAACCGGGTGCGCCTGATCGGGCTGCGGGGCCTGGAGGTGGTGGAAAACCCCAGCCTGAGCAACCTCAAGCCGGGGCTGTTTCTGGCCCGCATCCAGAGCATCAGCGCCGAGGGGCGGGTTCGGGTGGTGATCGAGTACCGGGCCCGCGAACAGGCCTTTGCCGAGGGCGAGGTGCTGGCCGCCACCACCCTGGTGCTTCCGGCCAGCATGAGCGAGATGCGGCGCAAGTTCAACACCCTCAGCCAGCAAGCGGAAAACCGGCTCAGCGAGGCAGGCTGGGTTCCCGAAAAGCTGGCCCAGGGGGGAATTGCCCTCGAGGAGTTTGTAGGCCTGGCCTCCCAGCTCTCCGGTAAACGTGGCGGCGCCCGCATTGTAGTGGTGGCGCTGGGCAACCTCTACCCCACCGACCCGCCCCGGCTAGGGCTAAAGCTGCTGCCATAAAAAACGGCGTGGGGCACTCATACCCAATCCACACGAACCCTTGTCTTCTCCCCTGGGCGGGAGAAGGTGGCGACACCCCGCTCACGCAATTTACGAACAGTGACACCGAAGTCATTGCCTGCGCCTGGGGCGTCGCCGGATGAGGGGGTTTAGGCGCACCTCTCAAGGATAACCATCCTGGTAAAGTTGGTATTCCCCCACGACCGTTCGATAATCGCGCCTTTCAGACTCTACACAGACGTGGCCGCCCATCTGGGCGGCCTCTGTTTCTGTTCAGGACAAAAGATTCTTAGTCCCAAATGGCTTGATTTTTCTGAAGCGCGCTCTACTGCCTCACGCTGGCATTGTAACGGGCGAGCACCTGGTCGGCCCGCTGCTTAGCCTCGTCCAGGGCTTGCTGGGCCGGTTTGCCCCGCAGGGCTTCCTCGATGGCCGACTGCACGATCTGGCGAATCTCGGTGAAGCCCCCCATCAGGCAGCCCGCCGAGGCGGTGTTGACCTTGGAGGTCTCGAGCTGTCGCAGGGCGGTGGTGTAGTTGGGCTGGCGCACATAGGCCTGGCGTACAGCGGGGAGGTCGGCCACGCCGCGCACCACCGGGAAATAGCCAGTGCCGATAATCCACTTGGCCTGGGTCTCGGGGCGCAGCAGGTAGCGGATAAACTCCCAGGAAGCCTGGTTTTGTTCGTCGCCAAAACCCCGAATCAGATACACCGCCGCCCCGCCAATGGCGGTGCCGTTACGCTCGTTCAGGTAGGGGTAGAAGGCGGTGCGCAGTGGGAAGCGGTTGCCCACCTGGCGCAGCACCCCAGTCAGGGAGGCAGTGGAGTAGATGGCAATGGCCGCGTTGCCCTGGGCAAAGAGGCTCTGGCTATCGGCCCAGTTGCGCCCGGTGTTGGCCGCCACCCCTTCGCGCACCAGCCGCGCCCAGGTGTCCAGGAAGGCCACCGCGGCGGGGTTGTTGAAGGTAACCTCGGTGGCCCGGGCCTTACGGCCGTTCTCGTTGTTGCAGAAGAACTGGCCGGAGTTGTAGCTGAACTGCTCCATAAACCAGCTATCGATGGGAATGGACAGGCCAAAGCGGGTGGTTTTGCCGGAGGCGTCCCGCACGGTTAGCTTGCGGGCAGCCGCCTCGAGGTCCGCCAGGCTCCAGGTGTTGCGGTAGGGAATGCCGGCCTGCTCCAGGGCCTGGGCATTGAAATAAAGGATGGGGTTGGAGGAGTTGAAGGCCAGGCCGTAGAGCTTACCGTCCACGCTGTAGTAGTTGCGGGGCTGGGGCACAAACTGCGAGAGGTCGAAGTTGTTGGCCCGGGCCAGGTCTTCTAAGGGCAGCACCGCGCCGGAGTCGGCCATGAAGCGGGCCCCGATATCGTAGACCTGAATTACATTGGGCCGCCCCTGACCACCGGCCTGCAAGGCCGCCCGCAGCTTGTTGAGGCCGTCGTCGTAGGAGCCCACGAACTGGCTGCGCACGGTGATGCGGTTCTGCGAGGCGTTGAAGTCCTTGACCAGGGCCTCGGTAGCCTCGCCCAGCACTCCGCCCATGGAGTGCCAGAAGTCTATGGTGACCCGTTGCTGAGCCAGGG
This DNA window, taken from Meiothermus sp. CFH 77666, encodes the following:
- a CDS encoding DUF3084 domain-containing protein, giving the protein MTFWAILILLVLVAGLVAYVGDLVAKRVGKRHWRFLGLRPKATATLVAVATGVLIGLGAFGAFFLLVRDARETILQAEAVRQERDRLRTEVNRLESRAATTFAQNEQLKTERDEFEKNNILLARQLEQNVELQRQTRQDLEQALIEREKLRQEVEKLEAERNSLRQAQAPLRQALAALQSEKAQLLSGRDRLLAQAEQAKQQLRELEAAGRNAQNQLQKLQSEKERLEKAGREAQARLAGLQARTRELEGRLRQLEADKRNLEGDVAVLGSGSAQAVPDDNSSRALEALQRENAELRNKLLDAQRELQQLRERSRLMAASLDKSLSMNLLAEEPVTPGNEQAALGEVTRRADNRVRLIGLRGLEVVENPSLSNLKPGLFLARIQSISAEGRVRVVIEYRAREQAFAEGEVLAATTLVLPASMSEMRRKFNTLSQQAENRLSEAGWVPEKLAQGGIALEEFVGLASQLSGKRGGARIVVVALGNLYPTDPPRLGLKLLP
- a CDS encoding ABC transporter substrate-binding protein, whose translation is MKRTFALLALALGSLSLAQQRVTIDFWHSMGGVLGEATEALVKDFNASQNRITVRSQFVGSYDDGLNKLRAALQAGGQGRPNVIQVYDIGARFMADSGAVLPLEDLARANNFDLSQFVPQPRNYYSVDGKLYGLAFNSSNPILYFNAQALEQAGIPYRNTWSLADLEAAARKLTVRDASGKTTRFGLSIPIDSWFMEQFSYNSGQFFCNNENGRKARATEVTFNNPAAVAFLDTWARLVREGVAANTGRNWADSQSLFAQGNAAIAIYSTASLTGVLRQVGNRFPLRTAFYPYLNERNGTAIGGAAVYLIRGFGDEQNQASWEFIRYLLRPETQAKWIIGTGYFPVVRGVADLPAVRQAYVRQPNYTTALRQLETSKVNTASAGCLMGGFTEIRQIVQSAIEEALRGKPAQQALDEAKQRADQVLARYNASVRQ
- the gltX gene encoding glutamate--tRNA ligase; this encodes MVVTRIAPSPTGDPHVGTAYQALFNYVFAKQHGGKFIVRLEDTDRTRYNPTSERRILEMLEWLGLSPDESPTKGGPNGPYVQSQRLHIYRQHVQMLLEKGAAYRAFDTPEELAAAREAARRAGKQEQGYNRRYRDYPVEEAERRAAAGEPHVVRLKVPLEGKTVVHDLLRGPIEFENAALDDKVILKADGYPTYHLAAMVDDHLMGVTHVIRAEEWITSTPFHILILRAFGWEEPVWCHTPLLRNPDKSKLSKRKMDTSVDSYRAQGILPEALLNYLGTMAWSMPDGREIFSVQDMIEHFSLERISLGGPVFDLNKLKWMNGKYIREVLSLDDLAQRVKPFLERAGLSYPSETYLKQVLEAMRARFETLQEFVDRSLYFFSEAYPMQEKALARLREGAAFLPELKEQLAGLPDLLPDHTEPLLKSYAEAKGVKAAAVMQPLRAALTGSLETPGMFDLLTLLGKERVLKRLERAMELVRE
- a CDS encoding LacI family DNA-binding transcriptional regulator — encoded protein: MAKRKPTIHEVAHLAKVGIGTVSRVLNNHPSVRPETRNRVLAAMASLGYSPNPHARRVAGGRSYTVSFVLPVISTEFYNRLLEGIEHILTEERYEIALFPILSPSRLERYLESRSLAYQTDGLLVSSQGLAHLLPNQKFPTERPVVLVDAYSPRYDSAFMDNRLGGQMAAEHLAQFPGAMFAIQVQEELDEVLKNTVGQERIEGFREGLRKAGKSLPSSHVFVSRFSAEGGRLALQHFLRLSKPPFNIFAGADLLALGVLEEAERQGLKVGEQVRLLGFDGHPWTAAKGLSTLAQPIEEMGAEAARMLLERIRGYKGSPRARRFEPTLVVRGSTQPHNVYAD
- the abc-f gene encoding ribosomal protection-like ABC-F family protein, encoding MRIVFAEQIEYTLGARDLLDGVSLELRHGDRLALVGANGSGKTTLMRLLMGELQPSSGRVHRTEGVHLELLPQDPQYGPGDTVESVLKRGFARIQAMEAELARLETHLADPEVYHRWEELHERYEAIGGYQQRSRYEAVLKGLRFEGREQEKASVLSGGETRRLALGALLLSGADALLLDEPTNHLDLEMVAWLVNFLQSFGGATVTVSHDRQFLDQVTERVAWLRKGRLKLYEGNYSAFRRERALQEEQEAREYANWLKEKERREGILEQAQRWAHSSAKHARRLHSLEARLEQFMQEAAEAPESDDPTVRIRFPVEKEVTAERVLEGWNLQKTLGARRLFEIPNLLVRNGERIAIIGPNGAGKTTLLKVLLGLLPSDHPAGRVKTGPGVRVGYYDQKLSGFDPELTLFETLYRMLGEKAHAALGAWMFPYEAQYKQVKSLSGGERARLALLALSLQQASLLVLDEPTNHLDLETVEALEQALLAYPGTLLLVSHDLFFLDQLATRTWHVYEGEFADYPGPPGEYLERRKAEVVPRKQGRPVSRVETQNPKPPRAKGRWHLEREKERLEAEIAELEAQLEATLARANQPGLHHSEYTQIAQEQHRLEAALEQAFSRWAEVADGLEGLA
- a CDS encoding glycerol-3-phosphate acyltransferase, translating into MDLVWVVVAYLVGSLSFGRIAGIIRGFNLAERDTPGASGTFRQLGPAWGIAVALADVLKGVLVAYLSQWAQAPWAMPLMGLAVVAGHNWPLYFGFRGGGGIAPTLGFFGYLYPTLTLVAVGIGLAVAGLYWQLYWKNHRGSWYPIPVGALVGYIYALIAFWPTGMGFWAFLGVSLAVALRGLRMTRKG
- the mqnE gene encoding aminofutalosine synthase MqnE, which encodes MNAASPSVGASRFVPLVRDPKLLPILEKVEAGQRLTFDEGMALYHTPDYNTLMWLANRVRERKHGNKTYFVHSMRLEFTNICYVGCTFCAFAAKKGEARAWDYSVEDVVAKVREKWEPGLTELHMSSGHHPNRPWSYYPEMVRALNENFPGIQVKAFTAAEIEHLSKISKKPTLEVLRELKEAGLVALPGGGAEIFAERVRRQIAKNKVKAEKWLQIHREAHSLGIRTNATMLYGHIETLEERLDHMDRLRKLQDETGGFYSFIPLAFQPDANALAFNLGKTEFTTGLDDLRNLAVARLYLDNFDHIKGYWVMISSDLVQVALDWGVSDIDGTIIEEHIAHAAGATSPLGLSRQKMVQLIQAAGRVPVERDALYNELRIYAGSQWPMANSQTPTQAHRH
- a CDS encoding menaquinone biosynthesis protein, coding for MSYILGVPRYANTAPLYHFLEEGDGVVFRYGVPTELNRWLLEGSVDLSLVSSYFYLENAEHLRPLPDFSVADLGPVYSVNLFHQKPWSELRHIALTTESATSVRLLQHLLEADGIEARFTPEQGGLELLERYDGVLLIGDRAITTYFGLLSIIPESVHQVPTQVEGIRITDLSMRWFEQTRLPFVFAVWATRKTAPPPPEIIRRLRAARSLGLGNLAAVAGTEAQRLNVPERLMQHYLWNFRYHLEAPDRLGLQAFAQAVGLPYPDDYWDV
- the lptB gene encoding LPS export ABC transporter ATP-binding protein; this translates as MEAALQQSPGPIKNPTTRLEATGLVKRYGKREVVRGVSLELTRGEIVALFGPNGAGKTTTFYMLVGFIEPNAGQIRLGGRDVTRLPMYKRARQGLGYLPQEPSAFRRMTALENLLAVLEFQPLSKSERAERARELLEELGIAHLKDKYAYTLSGGERRRLEIARALCTNPDFILLDEPFTGVDPKNVHDIQKLISELRERRGVGIFITDHSVRETLAIADRIYLMYDGQMAFQGSPEEFARDSGVRMHYLGDEYEL